Part of the Novipirellula artificiosorum genome, ATCTTCAAGCGTCGGCTCGATTGGGACAATCTCGATGAACGACTGAAGGTTGTTCGTTTCTTCATGGCAGCCGAACGCTATGGCGATGCGGTGGACGTCCTTCGCGAATTGATCGATACGTTTCCTGAAACGGAACACATGAATGCACAAATTGTCACCTTAATTGAGTGGCAAGTGTCGCAGTTGCTCGCCGAGGCCCAACGTCGCGCCGAGGCCGGTCAAGAGCCCTTCGCCCTGCAAATCCTTGAAAAGATCCCCGTGAACCAAGTCGGTGGCGGAACGCGTTTGACGATTCAAGATGCCATAGCCAAGATCCGCGGCGCTCGCGAGCAAGCCGAATCCCTTTCCAAGCAGCTCCAAGACCAAGTCACTCAGCTCAACCAGAGTGAAACACTGCAACCGATCGTTGCGGAGATCCAAGCCGGCTTGTCTGCGGCCACACTTCCGCGATTAAGCGATTACGTTCGCTTAGGGACATCCGAAGTCTTGCCCTTAGAGAATCGTGTCGCCTTGGCTGTAAGTGGATGGCTGCTCGGTAGTGGTTCGGGCGAAGACAATTTGTCCGTTGCGATTTCATTGGTGAAGGTCCGCGACCTTGTGGCCGAGTATTTGGCCTGTGAGGTCCCCGATCGTCGCGATGCCATCTTGAACGAACTACGCAACCTCGAGGGTGCACAACCCGAGTACGTTGACCGCATTTTGCCGCGGCTGCTGCCACCGAAGGATTGGCCCGAAGGCTCCGCCGACGAAAGCGTTCCAGGCATGTACTTGATTGGCAACGACCAAGAACAACTCGACCAACCTCCGACGCCTCGCTATGTGATTCAATTGCCACCCGATTACAACCCGCTGCGAGAATACCCCTGCTTGGTTTCGCTGCATCCGCTGCGTGGTAACCCCGTCGATGAGGTGACTTGGTGGGCAGGCGAGTACAGCGAATCGATGAACGCTCGATTTGGGCACGCGTCGCGCAACGGATTCATTGTGGTTGCCCCCCTTTGGACTCGGCCAGGACAACGTGATTTCGATTACACGCCACGCGAACACGAACGAGTCCTGGTCTCGTTGCGACATGCGATGCGCCGAGCCTCGATCGATTCCGATCGCGTTTTCCTTGCCGGGCGAGGGGAAGGAGGCGCGGCTGCGTGGGACATCGCTTATGCCCATCCCGATCTTTGGGCGGGAATGATTTCGATCAGCGGCGAACCGGGCAAGACCATCACGCACTACCATCCCAACGCGCCCTATGTGCCAATGTATTTGGTGATGGGGGAACGCGACAGCAAGCCGACGCCGTTGGTCCGGCTCGGGCCGATCATGGACAATTATGTCGGCTATCGAACGGACGCCATGGTGGTGATGTATCGCGGACGCGGCAGAGAATTCTTTTACGAAGAAGTGCCTCGGATGTTTGAGTGGATGCGTTTACCGGCGCACCGACGTGCGGAAATGCCCGTGGACATCGAAGCGGTCACGATGCGTCAAAGCGACAACTTCTTTTGGTGGCTGGAAATCGGCCCATTTAAGCCGGGGATTTCCATTGATCCCCAGTTGTGGGACCAAGCCGACCGCTTGCTCGCCGTACCGGTTTCCGCCTCCATCGGCAACGGGAATCAGCTGCGGATTATCCAAGTGCCCAGCGACTACTTCACCCTATGGCTGCGCCCGATGCGAGACTTGGATCTGACCCAACCGATCAAGATTCGCTATCGATCTCGATCGATTCCGTTCGATTTCGACGGCTCCTTGAAAGTGATGCTGGAAGATTCCCGCCGACGAGCCGATCGAAAACGTCCCTTCTGGGCGGCCGTTTCCTTCCCCTAGCCCCGTTGTCGGGCCTGAGAGGGAGTTTTGTTGAGCATGGAGGGGCTCGGTTCGCTTACAATGGAGGGGTATCCATCTCCCACCCCTTCGAGGAGCCCCCCAGACGTGAAACGCCGTGATTTTTTAACCGCCCCTGCGCTACTTGCCGGATCGGCTCTCGCTTTGCATGCATCCACCTCCACCGCAGAGGAAGCAGCATCGGCTTCGGACGGTTCGTCCGGCCAGCCATCAAACTCGGCCACGAGAGTCCATCAATCGGTGATGGGATGGTGCTTTGAGCCGATGGACGCCGTGACGCTGGCCCAACACGGGCGACGAATGGGCCTGGAGGCCATCGAAGGGATTGGCGCGGACCATTACGACGCCGTGACCAAGTTGGGGCTGAAGATTTCTTTGACTGCCAGTCACGGTTTCGCGACGGGCCCCGTGGACCCCAGCAACCACCCAGAAGTCCAACAGAAACTTCGTGCAGGAATCGATTTAGCAGCCAAGTATGGGGCTCCGAACGTCATTACCTTTACCGGAATGGCGAAGAAAGGGATCAATGACGCCGCAGCACGTCGCAATTGTTTGGAATGTTGGAAAGGGGTGCTATCCTATGCGGAGGACAAAGGAGTCGGAATCGTGCTTGAGCATTTGAACACTCGCGATGACTCGCATCCCATGAAGGGGCATCCCGGTTATTGGGGAGACGATCTCCATCAATGTGCTGAGTTGGTGACGGCAATGGATTCGCCAAAATTCAAGTTACTGTTTGACATTTATCACGTGCAGATCATGAACGGAGACCTAATCCGTAACATTCGCGACTATCATCCCATCGTGGGGCACTATCACACGGCGGGAAATCCAGGACGAGGCGAACTGAATGAACACCAAGAGATTAACTACCCGGCTGTCATTCGTGCCATTGTCGACACGGGATACCAAGGCTACATCGCCCAAGAATTCCTTCCCACATCCGACAACCCGATGAAATCATTGGAACAAGCCGTTCAGCTCTGCAACGTGTGATTGTGCTCCAAAGACAATGATGCGAGCTGGATTCTTTTACGCCCATGCAACTCTCTGCCCTCGAAACGAACACACTGGACGTCGAAGACTTTCGACGTCTCGGCGTACGGCCGCAGGAGTGTCGATCGCTGGTCATTCGCCAGGCAGCCGCGCGCCGCAGCCGATCGCTCGCAAGGTTACAATTGACTTCGCCGACGCCAAACACCGAGTTGCAGTTGTCACGTATTGCAACCAGTGCCTATCGGTTGCTCGACCCCCGCAAACGCGTCGACTTCCTCCAGCGAGTACGAGTAGGCCGCGTGCTGGCAACGTCGTTTCCTTGGGGGAATCAGGGCCAGTTCCGAGTCGATTCTGCGGACGCAGCGGCAGCCAACGGTGAAGCGACGGAACCCTATTCGTCCCGTGACGAAGAACCGTTTTTCTTTGAAGTCGAGTACACCCAAGCTTATGCGGATAACCTCGAGGATCGCGTAGCATTCTCCAATTGGGTGCAAAGCCTCGATTCAGAGGACTTGATTCTCGCTGCACCTCGCCGGCACCGAATCGCAACGCTGCGGCGTTCAATCCAACATCCACGGATGATTCTTGCGCTCATCGGACTGGTCCTCGTAACCCTGTACGGTGTCTCCCAGCTCGATTTTCGGCCGGAAACGATCGCGATTCGCCGAGTCGAGTCGGAGCCAAGCCTGACCGAGAACGAGACCGAAACGGAAATGGAAACGGATACAGAACCGACGGTATTGTCCCCATCCGCGCAAGGCACGAATCAAACCGAACCCTCGTCCACATCAGGACCAGCTGAGTCCGGACCAGCAGACGAGCAAGTCGCCTCCGTCGACCCGCCTTCTCAGACCGGTCCTTCGCTGCCGAAGAACCCAATGGCAACGTCCGAGGTCACACCCGCCAGCCCCGAAATTGCGGAACAACCGCTGATGGCTCCGCTAGCTCCGAAGACCGCGTCCCCGCCGGCATTGCCTCCGGCTGCGGCAGTGGAGGAAATGGAATCACAGCTTACCGATTCAGCACCGGTCCTTGCCGATACCCAGCTAGCGTTGACCGATGAATCCAAGTTGACTGAGGAATCTGGCTTTTTACCCGATCCGTTCGCGGCCGTTGCCATGAACGAAATCGGGACGGCCCGATCGCCAGATCATGCCGACATCCCTCGAACCGCCGACAAACAACCGGATGCACCCGTAATTGAGGTGGAGCGTGCTGATTTAAAAACGCTGCTGCCCGAACCGTCGGAGTCCGAGCAAAACCGAGCGATCGCACGATGGAAGCTGGCGATCCCACAAATCGGGACCCCCTTGACGCCGTCCCAGATCCCCCGCGTGATCCAACAGATTGAAACTTCGGTCGCGAGCCTTTCGGATGCGGATGTCGATGCCTACGTGGCACATCGATTGATTGCCCAATATGCGTGGCTCATCGAGACGCCCGACCAAGTCAACGCTCGGCTTCAGAGACTTCCCCCATTGTTTGCCGTTTCGATCGATCGCCTCTTAACGCAAGCTTATTTGGCAGCGGAAAACAACGCCGACATGCTGGAGACACAGCAGCATCTGGCTCGAAATGGACTGGTGCTTGCGGAACACCACCTGACGTTCGAACGGTTTGAAGACTGTGAGAATGTGCTGGCGGTCGCCACACGATTGGCAACGACGTCCGCCAATCGTGAACGGATCCTCGATGTGCAGCAGTTGACGCAGGCACTCGAACAAGCTCAACGAATGCAAACGACGGTGAGCCGATTGGATTTGACGAATCCCGATGCCGAATCGCCATCCGATTTAGGAGTCGCAGGCCGCTACTACTGCCTAATGCTGCGACGGTGGGATGAGGGTTTACCTTGGCTGGTGCATGCGTCGGATACACGACTTGCGAATTTGGCTCGCCAGGAAATGGAAATGACCAACGCGAGTACCGCCACCGATTGGAACGAGTTAGCAGATCGTTGGATACTTGCAGCAGATCGATCGGATGGACGTTCCGCGGATTCCCTTCGGTATCATGTCATTGCCTTAAAACGACGAGCGGCTGGATTGTCCAACGGATTTGAAGAAAAGTTAAATCGGGACCGAGAAATCGAGCAAGCCGAATCGGCGCTGCCGTTTTACTTGCGTCAAGCTTCCGATGGCCAATCGCTTGGCCACGAAAGCCCCGCCTCCCAGCCAGCCGCAACCGACGCTTCGGAAATCCCTCTCTTGGAACCGGCAACTGCCGATGAATCGACGCCACTTTCGGGCTCCCCCAACATCGCCGGCGTTCTCGCCGCGGTGGAGCTGGCGAGCTTGAATTGACCGTCAGCGGCGAGAGACCGCAGGCGAGCGAGACGGCAAACGGCAACACGAATTCGGCTCTTTGCGGATCGGAGTTCGAGCGAATCGCGTTAACTTTGCGATGCCGCTGTCCACGGCCCTATACTGAATTCGTAAGCATCAGGACCAGCACGAAATAAGGATCAATCGCGTATGAATCTCGTCACCGCATCCGCTAAACCGAGCACCTTGAGCGAACTAAGGGAAACGGGTTGGAAATCGAAAACCGTCAAACAGGAAATGCGAGATAACTTTGTGCGCATGCTTGGCAGTGGTGAGGAGTTGTTTCCCGGCATTGTCGGCTACGACGATACGGTGATTCCCGAAATCAATTTGGCCATTCTTGCAGGGCATGACATGCTCTTCCTAGGAGAAAAGGGCCAAGCGAAGAGCCGGATGATGCGAATGCTGACCCGATTCCTCGATGAATGGATTCCCTACATTGATCACCCTGATCTGCCGGTCCACGAAGATCCCGAACGCCCGATCACATCAATCGGCAAGCAGATCGTCGAAAAATACTCTGCCGATGAAATCAAGCTGGGTTGGTGGCATCGAGAGGATCGTTATGCCGAGCGACTCAGCCCCGGAACCAAGTTTGCTGACATCATCGGCGAAATTGATCCAGCCAAGTTGACCGGTGGGGTCAGCATGAGCAGTGAGGAAGCGTTGTCTTTTGGATTGATCCCTCGCATGCATCGAGGGATCTTTGCGATGAATGAACTACCGGAACTTGATGACTTGGTGCAAGTCGGCTTGTTCAACATTCTCGAAGAACGCGACGTACAAATCCGCGGTTATCCGATTCAATTTGATATCGACATCGCCATTCTGTTCTCAGCGAATCCAGCAACCTACAACCGCAGCGGCAAGGTGATTCCGCAGCTGAAAGACCGGATCGGAACGATCGTGCAAACGCACTATCCCAGCGAGCGTGACCAGGGGATTGAGATTTTACAGCAGGAAGTCGGCGGCGATCTTGACGGAGCTTATCCGGTGCAGGTTCCCTACTTCATGTACCAAATCGTCGAAGAAATTACCAATCAAGCGAGACACAGTAAATACATCGATCAGGCTTCGGGGGTCTCCGCTCGTTTTTCAATGGCCAATTTTCGTACCATCGTTGCTGCGGCGCGGCAACGTGGCGTAATCCACAACGAGCGTCCCGCGGTGCCGCGAATCAGCGACCTTGGCCATCTCTACGCAAGCTCGCTCGGGAAGTTGGAATTGGACATGATGGGGACGCATCAAATGAGTGAGCGGCAAGTGCTCGACGCCACCATTGCCCAAGCGATCGAGGTGGTCTTCAAAGAGTATGTCGAGGAGCACGGGTTGGCCGAAATCGCGGAGATCTTTCGCAGTGGTGTTCGAGTGGAAGTGGGGGATATGTTGCCGAGCCGTCAATACGCGGATCGGTTGCAAAGTGTTCCGCCTGCTTGGGACAAAGCCTTCGAGTTAAACGCGAGCGAAAGCGAGGCGGTGCGTGCAAGTTGCGTCGAATTCGTCTTGGCCGGACTGTACAGCTTGGATCGAATCAGCCGGTCTCAGCGTCACGGTAAAATCCAGTACGAATTCTAGGAGTCGTCATCATGGCCTATCGACCCGGAGGCATCATTCATGCCTATCAAAAATACGATCCCGCGAAATTCCCGTCGCCAACGCAAACACCGCCTGACTTGGTGTCACCCGCGTTTGAACAGGCGCTGATGTACGGCAATTATCGCGAATTGTCCGAACAGGATTTGGCGAGAGCCATTCGATTGGACCCCAGCCAAATCGCTGGCATGGGGCCGAGTCTCGACATGCTCCGCGCGATGCTCGAAGAACGTAAACGTCGCATCCTCCAAACCTACGAGGTG contains:
- a CDS encoding TIM barrel protein, producing MKRRDFLTAPALLAGSALALHASTSTAEEAASASDGSSGQPSNSATRVHQSVMGWCFEPMDAVTLAQHGRRMGLEAIEGIGADHYDAVTKLGLKISLTASHGFATGPVDPSNHPEVQQKLRAGIDLAAKYGAPNVITFTGMAKKGINDAAARRNCLECWKGVLSYAEDKGVGIVLEHLNTRDDSHPMKGHPGYWGDDLHQCAELVTAMDSPKFKLLFDIYHVQIMNGDLIRNIRDYHPIVGHYHTAGNPGRGELNEHQEINYPAVIRAIVDTGYQGYIAQEFLPTSDNPMKSLEQAVQLCNV
- a CDS encoding alpha/beta hydrolase, producing the protein MSRSTYSRSLRRGEGRHVFGKTAAVLFLVFCGFAAAAQAEQLFQLRNGLTLRGSKAEIPALNANAFSAAGNAEMKSRPIWVINDGLTRIYLHGKGMSAADPVDVRDMEEPIMIWQPTPLGGNEIAVVGTILATSPFNEYGRRVMKVQSDDGPLTLIQGITEISGRYARVDSLKGEVSYIWDTRLATSSIDSNTLKAIFKRRLDWDNLDERLKVVRFFMAAERYGDAVDVLRELIDTFPETEHMNAQIVTLIEWQVSQLLAEAQRRAEAGQEPFALQILEKIPVNQVGGGTRLTIQDAIAKIRGAREQAESLSKQLQDQVTQLNQSETLQPIVAEIQAGLSAATLPRLSDYVRLGTSEVLPLENRVALAVSGWLLGSGSGEDNLSVAISLVKVRDLVAEYLACEVPDRRDAILNELRNLEGAQPEYVDRILPRLLPPKDWPEGSADESVPGMYLIGNDQEQLDQPPTPRYVIQLPPDYNPLREYPCLVSLHPLRGNPVDEVTWWAGEYSESMNARFGHASRNGFIVVAPLWTRPGQRDFDYTPREHERVLVSLRHAMRRASIDSDRVFLAGRGEGGAAAWDIAYAHPDLWAGMISISGEPGKTITHYHPNAPYVPMYLVMGERDSKPTPLVRLGPIMDNYVGYRTDAMVVMYRGRGREFFYEEVPRMFEWMRLPAHRRAEMPVDIEAVTMRQSDNFFWWLEIGPFKPGISIDPQLWDQADRLLAVPVSASIGNGNQLRIIQVPSDYFTLWLRPMRDLDLTQPIKIRYRSRSIPFDFDGSLKVMLEDSRRRADRKRPFWAAVSFP
- a CDS encoding magnesium chelatase, whose translation is MNLVTASAKPSTLSELRETGWKSKTVKQEMRDNFVRMLGSGEELFPGIVGYDDTVIPEINLAILAGHDMLFLGEKGQAKSRMMRMLTRFLDEWIPYIDHPDLPVHEDPERPITSIGKQIVEKYSADEIKLGWWHREDRYAERLSPGTKFADIIGEIDPAKLTGGVSMSSEEALSFGLIPRMHRGIFAMNELPELDDLVQVGLFNILEERDVQIRGYPIQFDIDIAILFSANPATYNRSGKVIPQLKDRIGTIVQTHYPSERDQGIEILQQEVGGDLDGAYPVQVPYFMYQIVEEITNQARHSKYIDQASGVSARFSMANFRTIVAAARQRGVIHNERPAVPRISDLGHLYASSLGKLELDMMGTHQMSERQVLDATIAQAIEVVFKEYVEEHGLAEIAEIFRSGVRVEVGDMLPSRQYADRLQSVPPAWDKAFELNASESEAVRASCVEFVLAGLYSLDRISRSQRHGKIQYEF